The Streptomyces sp. NBC_00162 genome window below encodes:
- the nrdR gene encoding transcriptional regulator NrdR, with amino-acid sequence MHCPFCRHPDSRVVDSRTTDDGTSIRRRRQCPDCSRRFTTVETASLMVIKRSGVTEPFSRTKVISGVRKACQGRPVTEDALAKLGQRVEEAVRATGSAELTTHDVGLAILGPLQELDLVAYLRFASVYKAFDTLEDFEAAIAELRVSRPHPEECEPGRTAPVPVPASAAD; translated from the coding sequence ATGCACTGCCCCTTCTGCAGGCACCCCGACAGCCGCGTCGTCGACAGCCGCACCACGGACGACGGCACGTCGATCCGTCGGCGCCGTCAGTGCCCCGACTGCTCCCGTCGCTTCACGACGGTGGAGACGGCCTCGCTGATGGTGATCAAGCGCAGCGGGGTGACCGAACCCTTCAGCCGTACCAAGGTCATCTCCGGCGTGCGCAAGGCGTGCCAGGGGCGGCCGGTCACCGAGGACGCCCTCGCCAAGCTCGGCCAGCGGGTCGAGGAGGCGGTGCGCGCCACCGGGAGTGCCGAGCTGACCACCCACGACGTGGGTCTGGCCATACTCGGCCCGTTGCAGGAACTCGACCTGGTCGCGTACCTCCGGTTCGCGTCCGTTTACAAGGCGTTCGACACACTCGAAGACTTCGAGGCCGCCATCGCGGAGCTCCGCGTGTCGCGACCTCACCCTGAAGAGTGCGAGCCCGGTCGGACCGCTCCGGTCCCCGTGCCCGCCTCCGCCGCCGACTGA
- the lexA gene encoding transcriptional repressor LexA produces MTTTADSATITAQNRSQSRLEPVHAMNDANLNPEAEPVRPARSLPGRPPGIRADSSGLTDRQRRVIEVIRDSVQRRGYPPSMREIGQAVGLSSTSSVAHQLMALERKGFLRRDPHRPRAYEVRGSDQPSSQPTDTTGKPAASYVPLVGRIAAGGPILAEESVEDVFPLPRQLVGDGELFVLKVVGDSMIEAAICDGDWVTVRRQPVAENGDIVAAMLDGEATVKRFKREDGHVWLLPHNAAYQPIPGDEATILGKVVAVLRRV; encoded by the coding sequence GTGACCACCACCGCAGACAGTGCCACCATCACTGCCCAGAACCGCTCCCAGAGCCGACTCGAGCCGGTGCATGCCATGAACGACGCAAACCTGAACCCGGAGGCGGAGCCCGTACGCCCCGCACGCTCGCTGCCAGGTCGACCTCCAGGCATCCGCGCCGACAGCTCCGGGCTCACGGACCGGCAGCGGAGGGTCATCGAGGTCATTCGCGACTCCGTGCAGCGGCGGGGTTACCCGCCGTCGATGCGGGAGATCGGCCAGGCGGTCGGCCTGTCCAGCACGTCGTCGGTCGCCCACCAGCTGATGGCCCTGGAGCGGAAGGGCTTCCTGCGCCGTGACCCGCACCGCCCCCGGGCGTATGAGGTGCGCGGCTCCGACCAGCCCAGCTCGCAGCCTACGGACACCACCGGCAAGCCCGCCGCCTCCTACGTTCCCCTGGTCGGCCGGATCGCGGCCGGCGGCCCGATCCTCGCCGAGGAGTCGGTCGAGGACGTGTTCCCGCTCCCCCGCCAGCTCGTCGGCGACGGCGAGCTGTTCGTCCTGAAGGTCGTCGGCGACTCGATGATCGAGGCCGCCATCTGTGACGGCGACTGGGTCACGGTCCGGCGCCAGCCGGTCGCGGAGAACGGCGACATCGTCGCCGCGATGCTGGACGGCGAGGCCACCGTCAAGCGCTTCAAGCGCGAGGACGGCCATGTCTGGCTCCTCCCGCACAACGCCGCCTACCAGCCGATCCCCGGCGACGAGGCGACCATTCTCGGCAAGGTCGTCGCGGTACTGCGCCGGGTCTGA
- a CDS encoding ATP-dependent DNA helicase, protein MTKPSLPDLLHAAVSAVGGTERPGQVAMAEAVAEAIDDNSHRLIQAGTGTGKSLGYLVPALAHGERVVVATATLALQRQLVERDLPRTVEALHPQLRRRPQFAMLKGRSNYLCLHRLHEGAPQDEEEGLFDQFEAATPTSKLGKDLLRLRDWADETETGDRDDLTPGVSDKAWSQISVSSRECLGATKCAYGAECFAEAARERAKLADVVVTNHALLAIDAIEGAPVLPQHEVLIVDEAHELVSRVTGVATGELTPGQVNRAVKRAAKLVDEKTADSLQTASESFERVMELALPGRLEEIPEDLGYALMALRDAARNVISAIGATRDKSVHDEDAVRKQALAAVENVHGVAERITNGSEYDVVWFERHDRFGATLRVAPLSVSGLLREKLFEDRSVVLTSATLKLGGDFNGVAASMGLSPEGVEAEDAPLWKGLDVGSPFDYPKQGILYVAKHLATPGREGTRGDMMDELAELIESAGGRTLGLFSSMRGAKAAAEELRGRLDNPILLQGEETLGELIKAFAADPKTCLFGTLSLWQGVDVPGPSCQLVVMDRIPFPRPDDPLMSARQKSVEEHGGNGFMAVAATHAALLMAQGAGRLVRATGDRGVVAVLDPRLATARYGSFLRATLPDFWYTTDRNQARRSLAAIDAAAQADGK, encoded by the coding sequence ATGACGAAGCCCTCCCTCCCCGACCTGCTGCACGCCGCCGTCTCCGCCGTCGGCGGCACGGAGCGCCCCGGCCAGGTGGCCATGGCCGAAGCCGTCGCCGAAGCGATCGACGACAACTCCCACCGGCTCATCCAGGCCGGCACCGGCACCGGCAAGTCCCTCGGCTACCTGGTGCCGGCCCTCGCCCACGGCGAGCGCGTGGTCGTGGCCACGGCGACCCTCGCGCTCCAGCGGCAGCTCGTCGAGCGCGACCTGCCCCGGACGGTGGAGGCACTGCATCCGCAGCTGCGCCGCCGCCCGCAGTTCGCCATGCTCAAGGGCCGCTCCAACTATCTGTGCCTGCACCGTCTGCACGAGGGAGCTCCGCAGGACGAGGAGGAGGGCCTCTTCGACCAGTTCGAGGCGGCCACCCCCACCAGCAAGCTCGGCAAGGACCTGCTGCGCCTGCGCGACTGGGCGGACGAGACGGAGACCGGGGACCGTGACGACCTCACGCCGGGCGTCTCGGACAAGGCCTGGTCGCAGATCTCCGTGTCCTCCCGCGAGTGCCTGGGCGCGACGAAGTGCGCGTACGGGGCCGAGTGCTTCGCCGAGGCGGCCCGCGAGCGGGCCAAGCTCGCGGACGTGGTCGTCACCAACCACGCACTGCTCGCCATCGACGCCATCGAGGGCGCGCCGGTGCTGCCGCAGCACGAGGTGCTGATCGTGGACGAGGCCCACGAGCTGGTCTCCCGGGTGACCGGGGTCGCCACCGGCGAGCTCACCCCGGGGCAGGTCAACCGGGCGGTGAAGCGGGCGGCCAAGCTGGTCGACGAGAAGACCGCCGACTCCCTGCAGACCGCGTCCGAGTCCTTCGAGCGGGTCATGGAGCTGGCTCTCCCCGGCCGGCTGGAGGAGATTCCCGAGGACCTCGGATACGCGCTCATGGCGTTGCGGGATGCCGCGCGCAACGTGATCTCGGCGATCGGCGCGACCCGCGACAAGTCCGTCCACGACGAGGACGCCGTCCGCAAGCAGGCCCTGGCCGCGGTGGAGAACGTCCACGGAGTGGCGGAGCGGATCACCAACGGCTCCGAGTACGACGTCGTCTGGTTCGAGCGCCACGACCGATTCGGCGCCACCCTGCGGGTCGCCCCCCTGTCGGTGTCGGGCCTGCTGCGCGAGAAGCTCTTCGAGGACCGCTCCGTGGTCCTGACCTCGGCCACCCTCAAGCTCGGCGGCGACTTCAACGGCGTCGCGGCCTCCATGGGCCTGTCCCCCGAGGGGGTCGAGGCCGAGGACGCGCCGCTCTGGAAGGGCCTGGACGTCGGCTCGCCCTTCGACTACCCGAAGCAGGGCATCCTCTACGTCGCCAAGCACCTGGCCACGCCGGGCCGCGAAGGCACCCGCGGCGACATGATGGACGAGCTCGCCGAGCTGATCGAGTCCGCCGGCGGTCGGACCCTCGGACTGTTCTCCTCCATGCGCGGCGCCAAGGCGGCCGCCGAGGAGCTCCGCGGCCGGCTCGACAACCCGATCCTGCTCCAGGGCGAGGAGACCCTGGGCGAGCTGATCAAGGCGTTCGCGGCCGACCCGAAGACCTGCCTGTTCGGGACGCTGTCGCTGTGGCAGGGCGTGGACGTGCCCGGTCCCAGCTGCCAGCTGGTGGTGATGGACAGGATTCCGTTCCCGCGTCCCGACGACCCGCTGATGAGCGCCCGGCAGAAGTCGGTGGAGGAGCACGGCGGCAACGGCTTCATGGCCGTCGCCGCCACGCATGCCGCGCTGCTGATGGCCCAGGGAGCGGGCCGTCTCGTACGGGCCACGGGTGACCGGGGTGTGGTCGCGGTCCTGGATCCCCGCCTGGCCACGGCCCGGTACGGGAGCTTCCTGCGGGCCACGCTGCCGGACTTCTGGTACACCACGGACCGGAACCAGGCCCGCCGCTCGCTGGCCGCCATCGACGCCGCCGCCCAGGCTGACGGCAAGTAG
- a CDS encoding IucA/IucC family protein: protein MPNFPAAPDSAESPLPPSPQHPCTPPELTSATWDSAARRLLAKMLAEFAYEEIIRPVPAPAAAPDAWSLTLDDGSLLGFRARRRSYGSWHVTPDTITLTPPSPSTQPPTAFGDPYAFLIRSRTLLGLDGATLGHLVRELSATLAADARIDHTALTADVLADLDYALLEGHQTGHPWLVLNKGRVGLSSSDAAAWAPEARTRQRLPWLAAHTSLAAYRGTAGLEEPARLYSAELDPVTRSGFDQALRDRGLDPLHYLYLPVHPWQWDEVVLPLFAPALASGALVPLPADPDVRLPQQSIRTFLNLTRPDRRSVKLPLSVFNTMVWRGLPSDLTLAAPAVTAWIHSLRDADPFLREECGVILLGEVASVTVRHPVYDALPEVPYQYKELLGAIWREPLTGRLAPGERARTLASLLHTDPRGRSFTAELVARSGLTPTGWLQRLFAALLPPLLHFLYRYGTVFSPHGENAIVIFDEHDVPVRLAVKDFVDDINITAEPLPELESLPDEVRAVLLTEPADFLPQFIHSGLFVGVFRYLSALCEDRLGVPESEFWSLVRAEILRHQARFPELKDRYELFDLLGERIGRLCLNRNRLYEDGYRDRPTRPHAVQHGTVPNPLYQP, encoded by the coding sequence GTGCCGAATTTCCCCGCAGCCCCCGACTCCGCAGAATCCCCGCTGCCCCCGTCGCCCCAACACCCCTGCACACCACCCGAACTCACCTCCGCGACCTGGGACTCCGCCGCCCGGCGCCTGCTCGCCAAGATGCTCGCCGAGTTCGCCTACGAGGAGATCATCCGCCCCGTCCCCGCCCCGGCCGCCGCCCCAGACGCGTGGAGCCTGACCCTGGACGACGGCAGCCTCCTCGGATTCCGGGCCCGCCGCCGCTCGTACGGCAGCTGGCACGTCACCCCCGACACCATCACCCTCACCCCGCCCTCACCCTCCACGCAGCCGCCGACCGCCTTCGGGGACCCGTACGCCTTCCTCATCCGCTCCCGTACTCTCCTCGGCCTCGACGGAGCCACCCTCGGCCACCTCGTCCGCGAGCTCAGCGCCACCCTTGCCGCCGACGCCCGGATCGACCACACCGCGCTCACCGCCGACGTACTCGCCGACCTCGACTACGCCCTCCTCGAAGGCCACCAGACCGGTCACCCCTGGCTCGTCCTCAACAAGGGCCGCGTCGGTCTCTCCTCCTCCGACGCCGCGGCGTGGGCACCGGAGGCCCGTACCCGCCAGCGGCTGCCCTGGCTCGCCGCCCACACCTCGCTCGCCGCCTACCGCGGGACCGCCGGCCTGGAGGAGCCCGCCCGGCTCTACTCCGCCGAGCTCGACCCCGTCACCCGCTCCGGCTTCGACCAGGCCCTGCGCGACCGCGGCCTGGACCCGCTCCACTACCTCTACCTACCGGTCCACCCCTGGCAGTGGGACGAGGTCGTCCTCCCGCTCTTCGCCCCCGCCCTCGCCTCCGGCGCCCTCGTACCGCTCCCCGCCGATCCCGACGTGCGCCTGCCCCAGCAGTCGATCCGTACCTTCCTCAACCTCACCCGCCCCGACCGGCGCAGCGTCAAGCTCCCGCTCTCCGTCTTCAACACCATGGTCTGGCGCGGTCTGCCCAGCGATCTCACCCTCGCCGCCCCCGCCGTCACCGCGTGGATCCACTCCCTCCGCGACGCCGACCCCTTCCTCCGCGAGGAATGCGGGGTCATCCTGCTCGGCGAGGTCGCCTCCGTCACCGTCCGCCACCCCGTCTACGACGCGCTCCCCGAGGTCCCGTACCAGTACAAGGAACTCCTCGGCGCGATCTGGCGCGAGCCCCTGACCGGACGCCTGGCACCCGGAGAGCGCGCCCGCACGCTCGCCTCCCTCCTCCACACCGATCCCCGAGGCCGGTCCTTCACCGCCGAACTCGTCGCCCGGTCCGGGCTCACCCCCACCGGATGGCTGCAGCGCCTCTTCGCCGCCCTGCTGCCCCCGCTCCTCCACTTCCTCTACCGCTACGGCACCGTCTTCTCCCCGCACGGCGAGAACGCCATCGTGATCTTCGACGAACACGACGTCCCGGTCCGGCTCGCGGTCAAGGACTTCGTGGACGACATCAACATCACCGCCGAACCGCTTCCCGAGCTCGAGTCCCTGCCCGACGAGGTCCGGGCGGTCCTGCTCACCGAGCCCGCCGACTTCCTTCCCCAGTTCATCCACTCCGGGCTGTTCGTCGGCGTCTTCCGCTACCTGTCGGCCCTGTGCGAGGACCGCCTCGGTGTCCCGGAGAGCGAGTTCTGGTCCCTCGTACGGGCGGAAATCCTCCGCCACCAGGCCCGATTCCCTGAGCTCAAGGACCGCTACGAGCTCTTCGACCTGCTCGGCGAGCGCATCGGACGGCTCTGCCTGAACCGGAACCGGCTCTACGAGGACGGCTACCGCGACCGCCCCACCCGCCCGCACGCCGTCCAGCACGGCACCGTCCCCAACCCCTTGTACCAGCCATGA
- a CDS encoding GNAT family N-acetyltransferase, whose amino-acid sequence MPTTDAPADSAGSTTHATGTVRAHGDTIELRLPTGLLPLLAEADLLDSPATWGSTDTAAGAFRLEPVRPGRDLELLTGWMNDPEVAAYWELAGPAEVTAAHLRAQLDGDGRSIPCLGLLDGTPMSYWEIYRADLDPLSRHYPARPHDTGIHLLIGDGTNRGRGLGTTLLRAVAGLVLDNRPRCTRVIAEPDIRNTPSVSAFLSSGFRCYTEIDLPEKRAALMVRERALRNLL is encoded by the coding sequence ATGCCCACCACAGACGCCCCCGCTGATTCCGCCGGCTCCACCACCCACGCCACCGGCACGGTCCGTGCCCACGGAGACACCATCGAACTACGGCTCCCCACGGGGCTGTTGCCCCTGCTCGCCGAAGCCGACCTCCTCGACTCGCCGGCCACCTGGGGCAGTACCGACACCGCTGCCGGAGCCTTCCGCCTCGAACCCGTACGACCGGGCCGCGACCTGGAACTCCTCACCGGCTGGATGAACGACCCCGAGGTGGCCGCCTACTGGGAACTCGCCGGTCCCGCCGAGGTCACCGCCGCCCACCTGCGGGCACAGCTCGACGGAGACGGCCGCAGCATCCCCTGCCTCGGCCTCCTCGACGGAACACCGATGAGCTACTGGGAGATCTACCGGGCGGACCTCGACCCGCTCTCCCGCCACTACCCGGCGCGCCCCCACGACACGGGTATCCACCTGCTCATCGGAGACGGCACGAACCGGGGCCGCGGTCTGGGCACCACCTTGCTGCGCGCCGTCGCCGGCCTGGTACTCGACAACCGCCCCCGCTGCACACGTGTCATCGCGGAACCGGACATCCGCAACACCCCCTCCGTATCGGCCTTTCTGAGTTCTGGTTTCCGCTGTTACACCGAAATCGACCTTCCCGAGAAGCGTGCCGCCCTGATGGTCCGGGAGCGGGCGCTGCGCAATCTCCTCTGA
- a CDS encoding IucA/IucC family protein, whose amino-acid sequence MPPAPPVLPSAPPSPSCPPEHPQPGVPAPATGAPRQQPPAAGIGAAATVPRQKDGTPRPRISWPVPAGPEPTAQPDLLDHPDPAVAAEAAAVENLLRCWVREAAIRRPDGPAGTPLRIPLPASGAALLVPVRYWSATGWHRFGPARLAGAPATARALDAVTLAALIAREGTIPGPCTAKGPDAGRGSADLVGRVADSVRRTAEFIADRRERPAAPALIGVDRFLTAEQSLLLGHPLQPDPKSREGLSETEVRRYSPELHGSFPLHWFAIDPSAIATESAWTERGRPVSAPQLLGRLAPGLPLPDGATPLPLHPWQARDLLQRPAVAALRDAGLLHDLGPYGAPWYPTSSVRTVHRPGSPAMLKLSLGLRITNSRRENLRKELHRGVEVHRLLRTGLAEEWQAAHPGFDIVRDPAWVAVDAPDGTPVPGLDALLRHNPFRSGDDAVCVAALTSPRPWPGRSTMTSRLAAIVSALAAATGRTTSAVAAEWFLRYLDHVILPVLAFDAIAGIALEAHQQNTLVLLDPAGWPVGGRFRDNQGYYFRESHRAELEHRLPGIGSLSDTFVSDAVTDERFAYYLGINNVLGLIGAFGSERLADERVLLAAFRRFLGKAAGLGPLPAKLLDSPTLRCKANLLTRLGGLDELVGPVDSQSVYVTITNPLHD is encoded by the coding sequence ATGCCCCCGGCACCCCCGGTGCTGCCCTCCGCACCGCCGAGCCCCTCCTGCCCGCCGGAACACCCGCAGCCGGGCGTCCCGGCCCCCGCCACCGGAGCACCGCGCCAGCAGCCCCCGGCGGCCGGTATCGGGGCGGCGGCCACCGTGCCGCGCCAGAAGGACGGCACGCCCAGACCCCGGATCTCCTGGCCCGTTCCCGCCGGACCCGAGCCGACCGCGCAGCCCGACCTCCTGGACCATCCCGACCCGGCCGTCGCCGCCGAGGCGGCGGCGGTGGAGAACCTCCTCCGCTGCTGGGTCCGTGAGGCCGCGATCCGCCGGCCCGACGGCCCCGCCGGGACCCCGCTGCGCATCCCCCTCCCCGCTTCCGGCGCGGCTCTGCTCGTCCCCGTCCGGTACTGGTCCGCCACGGGATGGCACCGCTTCGGCCCCGCCCGGCTGGCCGGCGCCCCCGCCACCGCCCGAGCCCTTGACGCCGTCACCCTGGCCGCACTGATCGCCCGCGAGGGCACGATCCCGGGCCCCTGCACCGCCAAGGGACCCGACGCCGGCCGAGGCAGTGCCGACCTCGTCGGCCGGGTCGCCGACTCGGTACGCCGCACCGCGGAGTTCATCGCCGACCGGCGAGAACGCCCCGCCGCCCCCGCGCTCATCGGCGTGGACCGCTTCCTGACCGCCGAACAGTCCCTCCTCCTCGGTCACCCCCTCCAGCCGGACCCGAAAAGCCGCGAAGGACTCTCCGAGACCGAAGTACGCCGCTACTCACCCGAACTCCACGGCTCCTTCCCTCTGCACTGGTTCGCGATCGACCCCTCCGCCATCGCAACCGAATCCGCCTGGACCGAGCGCGGCCGCCCCGTCTCCGCCCCCCAGCTCCTGGGCCGACTCGCCCCCGGACTCCCGCTCCCTGACGGTGCCACCCCCCTTCCCCTTCACCCCTGGCAGGCCCGCGACCTGCTCCAGCGCCCCGCCGTCGCCGCCCTACGCGACGCCGGACTCCTGCACGACCTGGGCCCGTACGGCGCGCCCTGGTACCCCACCTCCTCCGTCCGCACCGTCCACCGACCCGGCTCACCCGCGATGCTCAAGCTCTCCCTGGGCCTGCGCATCACCAACTCCCGCCGCGAGAACCTCCGCAAGGAGCTCCACCGCGGTGTCGAAGTGCACCGGCTGCTCCGCACCGGCCTCGCCGAGGAGTGGCAGGCGGCCCACCCCGGCTTCGACATCGTCCGCGACCCCGCATGGGTCGCCGTCGATGCCCCGGACGGCACCCCCGTCCCCGGACTCGACGCCCTGCTGCGCCACAACCCCTTCCGATCCGGCGACGACGCCGTCTGCGTCGCCGCTCTCACATCGCCCCGCCCTTGGCCCGGCCGGAGCACCATGACCTCCCGGCTCGCTGCGATCGTCTCCGCCCTCGCCGCCGCCACCGGACGCACCACCTCCGCCGTCGCCGCCGAGTGGTTCCTGCGCTACCTCGACCACGTGATCCTGCCGGTCCTCGCCTTCGACGCGATCGCCGGCATCGCCCTCGAAGCGCACCAGCAGAACACCCTGGTCCTCCTCGACCCGGCCGGGTGGCCGGTCGGCGGCCGCTTCCGCGACAACCAGGGCTACTACTTCCGCGAGTCCCACCGCGCGGAACTGGAGCACCGGCTCCCCGGAATCGGCAGCCTCAGCGACACCTTCGTCTCCGACGCCGTCACCGACGAACGCTTCGCTTACTACCTCGGCATCAACAACGTGCTGGGTCTGATCGGCGCCTTCGGATCCGAGCGGCTCGCCGACGAACGCGTGCTCCTCGCCGCCTTCCGCCGCTTCCTCGGCAAGGCCGCAGGCCTCGGCCCGCTCCCCGCGAAGCTGCTCGACTCGCCCACCCTGCGCTGCAAGGCGAACCTCCTCACCCGCCTGGGCGGCCTCGACGAACTCGTCGGACCCGTCGACAGCCAGTCCGTCTACGTCACCATCACCAACCCCCTCCACGATTGA
- a CDS encoding diaminobutyrate--2-oxoglutarate transaminase family protein, whose translation MPALSGPVFADGILRRQAQRESAARTYARSLPIVPVRARGLTIEGADGRRYLDCLSGAGTLALGHNHPVVLQAVRGVLDSGAPLHVLDLATPVKDAFTTELFANLPPELAADARVQFCGPAGTDAVEAALKLVRTATGRSGLLAFTGAYHGMTAGALDASGGAQDVRVTRLPYPQDHRCPFGVGGAEGAELGARWTESLLDDPKGGVPAPAGMIVEPVQGEGGVIPAPDAWLRRMREITAARGIPLIADEVQTGVGRTGAFWGVGHAGVVPDVMVLSKAIGGSLPLAVIVYRADLDVWTPGAHAGTFRGNQLAMAAGTATLAFVRENRLAERAAALGERMLTALRGLAAAHPCIGDVRGRGLMIGIELIDPDTGAAAPAVASAVRQECLDRGLIVELGGRHNTVVRLLPPLTLTDEQAAAVLDRLADAIPAAARRPH comes from the coding sequence TTGCCGGCGCTCAGCGGTCCGGTCTTCGCGGACGGCATCCTGCGCAGGCAGGCGCAGCGGGAGTCCGCAGCCCGGACGTACGCTCGCTCGCTGCCCATCGTCCCCGTGCGGGCCCGCGGGCTGACCATCGAGGGCGCCGACGGCCGCCGCTACCTCGACTGCCTCTCCGGGGCCGGGACCCTCGCCCTCGGGCACAACCACCCGGTCGTCCTCCAGGCCGTCCGCGGAGTCCTCGACTCCGGGGCCCCGTTGCACGTGCTGGACCTCGCGACTCCGGTCAAGGACGCCTTCACCACCGAGCTGTTCGCCAACCTGCCGCCGGAACTGGCAGCCGACGCCCGCGTCCAGTTCTGCGGACCGGCCGGCACGGACGCCGTGGAGGCCGCCCTCAAGCTGGTCCGCACCGCGACCGGGCGCTCCGGGCTGCTCGCCTTCACCGGGGCCTACCACGGGATGACCGCCGGAGCCCTGGACGCCTCGGGCGGGGCCCAGGACGTGCGGGTGACCCGGCTGCCGTACCCGCAGGACCACCGCTGCCCGTTCGGAGTCGGCGGCGCCGAGGGAGCCGAACTCGGCGCGCGCTGGACGGAGAGCCTGCTGGACGACCCCAAGGGCGGGGTGCCCGCCCCCGCCGGGATGATCGTCGAACCCGTGCAGGGCGAAGGCGGCGTCATCCCGGCCCCGGACGCCTGGCTGCGCCGGATGCGGGAGATCACCGCGGCCCGGGGGATCCCCCTGATCGCGGACGAGGTACAGACGGGCGTCGGCCGGACCGGTGCCTTCTGGGGAGTCGGCCACGCCGGGGTGGTGCCCGACGTGATGGTCCTGTCCAAGGCGATCGGCGGCAGCCTGCCGCTCGCGGTGATCGTGTACCGGGCGGACTTGGACGTGTGGACCCCCGGCGCCCACGCGGGCACGTTCCGCGGCAACCAGCTCGCCATGGCCGCCGGAACCGCCACGCTCGCCTTCGTCCGCGAGAACCGGCTCGCCGAGCGCGCCGCCGCCCTGGGTGAGCGCATGCTGACGGCCCTGCGCGGCCTGGCCGCCGCCCACCCCTGCATCGGGGACGTCCGGGGCCGCGGCCTGATGATCGGCATCGAACTCATCGATCCCGACACCGGGGCCGCCGCGCCGGCCGTCGCCTCGGCTGTCCGCCAGGAGTGCCTGGACCGGGGCCTGATCGTCGAACTCGGCGGCCGCCACAACACCGTCGTCCGCCTGCTCCCCCCGCTGACCCTGACCGACGAGCAGGCCGCGGCGGTCCTCGACCGCCTGGCCGACGCCATTCCGGCCGCCGCCCGACGGCCCCACTGA
- a CDS encoding trypsin-like serine peptidase, translated as MRPNRPVTAILCAAALALTAAACGPGDGEAGGDAKPTVAASLPGTDGIKIPDQLKDKLKEHGIDLEKWKGGAWKNWKKEDWLREAGDYINPVIEGLWDPDRMRDAEQPKQPSVDPDAGKDQGVTDPTPAPVAAKAANPPYHQSVPEAGKVFFDGPEGSMVCSATVVKDPAHPGKSNMVWTAGHCVHAGKSGGWYRNIAFVPSYNNAGKPAAQLKGAPREQVAPFGVWWSDWAQTSDQWIATGGPTGGAGAPYDFAVLHVTPEKGSGKSLEETIGSALPVEFAAPAVPKVASITATGYPAAAPFDGQKAYQCADKPGRLSLTASDPVMYRIGCTMTGGSSGGGWVAAGADGKPALVSNTSIGPAKAGWLAGPRLGPEAKGIFDAVSGKFK; from the coding sequence ATGCGACCGAACCGACCGGTCACCGCGATTCTGTGCGCGGCCGCGCTCGCGCTGACCGCCGCCGCCTGCGGGCCCGGCGACGGGGAGGCCGGCGGCGACGCCAAGCCGACCGTGGCGGCGAGCCTTCCGGGCACGGACGGGATCAAGATCCCGGACCAGCTCAAGGACAAGCTCAAGGAACACGGCATCGACCTGGAGAAGTGGAAGGGGGGTGCGTGGAAGAACTGGAAGAAGGAGGACTGGCTCCGCGAGGCGGGCGACTACATCAACCCGGTCATCGAGGGACTGTGGGACCCGGACCGCATGCGTGACGCGGAGCAGCCGAAGCAGCCGTCCGTCGACCCGGACGCGGGCAAGGACCAGGGCGTCACCGACCCGACCCCGGCGCCGGTGGCGGCCAAGGCTGCGAACCCGCCCTACCACCAGAGCGTTCCGGAGGCCGGCAAGGTCTTCTTCGACGGGCCCGAGGGCTCGATGGTCTGCTCGGCGACCGTGGTCAAGGACCCGGCCCACCCCGGCAAGTCCAACATGGTCTGGACGGCGGGCCACTGCGTGCACGCCGGCAAGTCCGGCGGCTGGTACCGCAACATCGCCTTCGTCCCCTCCTACAACAACGCGGGCAAGCCCGCGGCGCAGCTCAAGGGCGCGCCCCGCGAGCAGGTGGCCCCGTTCGGCGTCTGGTGGAGCGACTGGGCGCAGACCTCCGACCAGTGGATCGCGACCGGCGGTCCGACCGGCGGCGCGGGTGCCCCGTACGACTTCGCGGTCCTGCACGTGACCCCCGAGAAGGGCAGCGGCAAGTCCCTGGAGGAGACGATCGGTTCGGCGCTCCCGGTGGAGTTCGCCGCCCCGGCGGTGCCGAAGGTCGCGAGCATCACGGCCACCGGCTACCCGGCGGCGGCCCCGTTCGACGGCCAGAAGGCCTACCAGTGCGCGGACAAGCCGGGCCGGCTGTCGCTGACCGCGAGCGACCCGGTGATGTACCGCATCGGCTGCACCATGACGGGCGGTTCCTCCGGCGGCGGCTGGGTCGCGGCGGGCGCGGACGGCAAGCCGGCGCTGGTGTCGAACACCTCGATCGGCCCGGCCAAGGCGGGCTGGCTGGCCGGACCCCGGCTGGGTCCGGAGGCGAAGGGCATCTTCGACGCCGTGAGCGGCAAGTTCAAGTAG